Within the Telopea speciosissima isolate NSW1024214 ecotype Mountain lineage chromosome 4, Tspe_v1, whole genome shotgun sequence genome, the region GGCAAGCCGAGAATGAGTTCCAGGAGTTCAACTTGATTGCTGGCCCTGCTGCAGGAGATCGCGGGCATCATGACCCTATTAAAAGCACTGAGGAGGCTTCCCACAACCTATGTTGGTCCCCTCCACCTCCAAGTTTCTTTAAGTTGAACTCGGATGCCTCTTTGGTGGGTGACATTGGAGGCCTTGGCTTCGTTCTTTATGATTCGGTCGAGAGGCCAACTATGGCCTTTTCTGAGCCCTCAAGCTTCAATTTGATCTTCCAAGGAGAAGCCTTGGCTTTGAGAGTGGGTCTCTTCTATTCTATTGCAGAGATgattgatgatattattgtcGAGTCGGACAATCTGGATTTGGTGAAGTATTTGACAGACCTGAAGACTCCTCCCCAGGATTCCATCACCTTTGTCCAAGATATCGGATACTTGCCTTCCTTCCCTCACTATTGTTCCTTTAAGTTTGTTCCAAGAGAGATTAACAGCGTCGCTGACTCTTTGGCTCGGAGGGTAGGGTCCATTGGGTGTAGGACCCTTTGACCCATTTCCACTCCATGGCTATCTAATTTATGTAACTCGGATACCATGCACTGATCACGCTTTAATAGATAGACcggtttctaccaaaaaaaaataaagcagtAATCTGGTGATTCAAACTTGACCATGGAAATGACTTAAACACCTCTATGATTAATTCATTAGTTTGGGTTTTCCCATGGTGTAAGAAAAGGTTTTTCTCCATGGAACCAAAGGGGATGTCAAAATTAGCACAAATCATGGCATGAGAATAGTTTAATCTTGTGGTGGCTGCTCTGGGTCAGGTGAAGTTTTTATGTCATGGTCAATCCTGAAATGGTTTAAGGCGCTACAACAGCAATGCCACCCCCTTGAGTTTGGATCATCTATCATACATGTATGTATGATTAGGTGATGACATTTGTCCTTTTGTTTCATCTATCCAAATGTTGCTTACCTTAGGTGTcattgttgcatcaagaaatcgctcagcggtccttcgagtgccgtaacctgcaaaagaccctggtgacaaaggagaactggtgtgattccggcctaggactctccgatgtctaagttagatctctctgagcaaatagatgaatagtagtattcaatatgagttaagatgtgtTCAGCCCCCCTGATGGggctgtgtaccttgccttttatagtagtgtatagcgatgtggagagtcccagttgatgtagagtattTGTCGTAGGTGATAAAGTCCCtaagtagcagggctcctccttgataggttgtcttcccatgagacgtaatgtccttgatagacttggtagttgtcttcccataagaagtagtgtcatggtagacttgatatccttggtggatagacctcatctatgtggtagatgaggttctcagtatatgagtccgttcaaagtacgtgactcgataggcggtggcctagagtccttgatGATGCGAtctgtgtcttgttgatggcggtgatGACTGCCGTGTTTGAGGGAGACTGTGCTCGGGGATGACTTGTTAGGGGAAGCCGTGCCCGGGGTCTTTGTCCAAGGGGTTGGCACCCAAGGAGATCCGTgtccaagggggttggcgcccaggtCCGcgccaagggggttggcgcccaagggtggccgtgcccgtgggtgttggtggatggtgcCTACAGTTGGTCCTTCATTGGCCCtattttggtttcctttcttggtccggGACACGTGGTGACCTCTAATTGGTTggagtgaatttgggttcatcatttaccccccactctcttggaacggagtgctcaagagaaTATCCTCCACCTCATTGTATTAACTAGGGGGTTCCCTACGAATAATTTCTTCTCTAAGGGTGTGCTTGTGAATaacttggtgagggagaggttataggttcaaacccctccttccccatctttttgtctcttttttcttttttccttctttttgtagatatatgccTTTACCTCATCCTATCAtttcactttttgcttttcacttctctctctctttctggcttttctcctttttgctttttctcttccactTTTCACTTGAGCTTTGGATCTGGTGACCACTCATTGTGCCTCCCAAGTGTTTGATCTTTGGCCATAATGAGGGGCATCTTGCTTAGTTTTTAGACATTAGCCTTGCCCTTGGTGACGTTTGCCCATTGCTCAATCGGCTTACACTTGTTGCTGCTTCGACATTCGTTTGCCATCCGCAGTCTGCGCCCGAGGTGGTTGGCTTCTAGTGACGATCCACTCCCAGGCAATTCACGTTCGACGATCTCTGCG harbors:
- the LOC122659059 gene encoding uncharacterized protein LOC122659059, which encodes MIATWNALLPSNKQAAEEYSGVASYICYNLWKARNDLLFNGKDWSPVEVVRQAENEFQEFNLIAGPAAGDRGHHDPIKSTEEASHNLCWSPPPPSFFKLNSDASLVGDIGGLGFVLYDSVERPTMAFSEPSSFNLIFQGEALALRVGLFYSIAEMIDDIIVESDNLDLVKYLTDLKTPPQDSITFVQDIGYLPSFPHYCSFKFVPREINSVADSLARRVGSIGCRTL